A genomic window from Camelina sativa cultivar DH55 chromosome 2, Cs, whole genome shotgun sequence includes:
- the LOC104712144 gene encoding K(+) efflux antiporter 2, chloroplastic (The sequence of the model RefSeq protein was modified relative to this genomic sequence to represent the inferred CDS: added 7 bases not found in genome assembly): protein MDFACSVQRRGMFHGGADFASYCSPNRTVTPKLCPKGLGGTRFWDPTVDSKVRSASRLKRNVSHRGTLTLNAGFNGRFYGHLLPRKPKNVPLGFRLLCQGNDSVGDMAGNDRNLEFAEGSDDREVTFSNEEKETREQDSTPSLEELRDLLNKATKELEVASLNSTMFEEKAQKISEVAIALKDEAASAWNDVNQTLNVVQETVDEECVAKEAVQKATMALSMAEARLQVALESVEAEGYDTSEVSEESKARDGVKDKEEALLSAKDDIKECQENLASCEEQLRRLQTKKDELQKEVDRLNEAAERAQISALKAEEDVANIMVLAEQAVAFELEATQRVNDAEIALQRAEKSLFGSQTQETTQGKLLDGKSTVLNEDEVLTEIVDVTHQAERDLSVDGVPSDGVTQSYESDNENGKPTADFAKEVEAEAEKSKTVVQTKKPDVQKDLPRESSSSLNGTKTSLKKSSRFFPASFFSSNGDGTETVFESLVDSVKQQWPKLILGFALLGAGVTIYSNGVGRNNQLPQQTNIVSISADEVSSSTKPLIRQMQKLPKRIKKLLEMFPHQEVNEEEASLLDVVWLLLASVIFVPLFQKIPGGSPVLGYLAAGILIGPYGLSIIRNVHGTKAIAEFGVVFLLFNIGLELSVERLSSMKKYVFGLGSAQVLVTAAVIGLITHYVAGQAGPAAIVIGNGLALSSTAVVLQVLQERGESTSRHGRATFSVLLFQDLAVVVLLILIPLISPNSSKGGIGFQAIAEALGLAAIKAAVAITAIIAGGRLLLRPIYKQIAENRNAEIFSANTLLVILGTSLLTARAGLSMALGAFLAGLLLAETEFSLQVESDIAPYRGLLLGLFFMTVGMSIDPKLLLANFPVIMGTLGLLLVGKTILVAIIGKLFGISLISAVRVGLLLAPGGEFAFVAFGEAVNQGIMTSQLSSLLFLVVGISMALTPWLAAGGQLIASKFELQDVRSLLPVESETDDLQGHIIICGFGRIGQIIAQLLSERLIPFAALDVSSDRVAIGRSLDLPVYFGDAGSREVLHKIGADRACAAAIALDTPGANYRCVWALSKYFPNVKTFVRAHDVDHGLNLEKAGATAVVPETLEPSLQLAAAVLAQAKLPTSEIAATINEFRSRHLSELAELCEASGSSLGYGFSRGTTSKPKSPSPPDTSDDNQIIEGTLAI, encoded by the exons TTGAATGCTGGTTTCAATGGAAGATTCTACGGTCATTTGCTTcctagaaaaccaaaaaatgttCCGCTGGGATTTAGGTTACTTTGTCAAGGTAATGATTCTGTAGGAGATATGGCTGGGAATGACCGGAATTTGGAATTCGCGGAAGGTAGTGATGACAGGGAGGTTACGTTTTCTAATGAAGAAAAGGAGACGAGAGAGCAAGATTCTACACCTAGTTTGGAGGAACTCAGGGATCTACTGAATAAGGCAACTAAAGAATTGGAAGTTGCTAGTCTCAACAGTACCATGTTTGAGGAAAAGGCTCAGAAGATATCGGAGGTAGCAATAGCACTCAAGGATGAAGCTGCCAGTGCGTGGAATGATGTAAACCAAACTCTTAATGTTGTTCAAGAGACGGTTGATGAAGAGTGTGTTGCCAAAGAAGCTGTTCAGAAGGCTACTATGGCATTATCTATGGCTGAAGCAAGGCTGCAGGTTGCACTGGAATCAGTAGAAGCAGAAGGGTACGACACTTCAGAAGTTTCTGAAGAGAGTAAGGCTAGAGATGGTGTTAAAGATAAAGAGGAAGCTCTTTTATCTGCCAAGGACGACATAAAAGAGTGCCAAGAAA ATTTAGCTAGTTGCGAGGAACAACTCAGGCGTTTGCAAACTAAGAAGGACGAGCTGCAGAAGGAAGTAGACAGATTGAATGAGGCTGCTGAGAGGGCACAGATCAGCGCATTGAAAGCCGAGGAGGATGTCGCAAATATCATGGTATTGGCCGAACAAGCTGTGGCGTTTGAGCTTGAGGCTACTCAACGTGTGAATGATGCAGAGATTGCTTTGCAGAGAGCAGAGAAGTCTCTTTTTGGTTCTCAAACTCAAGAAACAACCCAGGGCAAGTTGCTGGATGGAAAAAGTACTGTTCTAAATGAGGATGAAGTCTTGACTGAAATTGTTGATGTAACCCATCAGGCTGAAAGAGACTTATCAGTAGATGGAGTTCCATCAGATGGTGTGACCCAGTCTTATGAGTCAGATAATGAGAACGGAAAGCCAACTGCAGATTTTGCTAAGGAGGTTGAGGCAGAAGCAGAGAAGTCAAAGACTGTTGTTCAGACAAAAAAACCGGATGTGCAGAAAGATCTGCCAAGAGAGAGTTCATCATCTCTTAATGGCACCAAGACATCATTGAAGAAATCCTCCCGTTTCTTTCCtgcatctttcttctcttccaatgGGGATGGAACTGAGACAGTATTTGAGAGTCTGGTTGACTCTGTGAAACAGCAGTGGCCCAAACTAATTCTAGGATTTGCACTTCTTGGGGCAGG AGTGACAATCTATTCCAACGGAGTAGGAAGGAACAATCAGCTACCACAACAGACAAATATTGTCAGCATTAGCGCAGACGAGGTCTCCTCCAGCACAAAGCCTCTGATCCGGCAGATGCAGAAACTtccaaaaagaataaagaaactaCTTGAGATGTTCCCTCATCAAGAG GTTAATGAGGAGGAAGCTTCCCTTCTCGATGTGGTGTGGTTACTGCTTGCAAGCGTCATATTCGTGCCTCTATTTCAGAAAATTCCTGGAG GCAGCCCTGTTCTTGGGTATTTGGCGGCGGGAATTTTGATTGGTCCTTATGGCCTCTCAATAATTCGTAATGTGCATGGAACCAAGGCCATTGCAGAATTTGGAGTTGTCTTCTTGCTTTTCAACATTGGCCTTGA GTTGAAAGACTTAGTTCCATGAAGAAATATGTTTTTGGATTAGGCTCTGCGCAG GTTCTGGTAACGGCAGCAGTAATTGGTTTGATCACACACTATGTTGCTGGTCAGGCTGGTCCAGCGGCAATTGTAATTGGAAATGGCCTCGCATTGTCTTCCACTGCTGTCGTTCTTCAG GTTCTACAAGAACGAGGTGAGAGCACCTCAAGACATGGACGAGCTACATTTTCGGTCTTGCTTTTTCAG GATCTGGCTGTGGTCGTGTTACTGATTCTCATCCCACTTATTTCACCTAATTCATCTAAAGGAGGG ATTGGATTTCAAGCCATTGCTGAAGCTCTTGGACTTGCTGCAATCAAGGCAGCAGTAGCTATTACTGCCATAATTGCTGGTGGTCGTCTC CTTCTGCGGCCGATCTACAAGCAAATTGCAGAGAACAGAAATGCTGAGATATTCTCCGCCAACACACTTCTCGTTATTCTTGGGACTAGTTTACTGACAGCTAGG GCGGGACTTTCCATGGCATTAGGAGCGTTTTTGGCTGGTCTACTCCTTGCAGAGACTGAATTTTCCTTGCAAGTGGAATCAGATATTGCTCCATATCGTGGTCTTCTTTTGGGACTCTTCTTCATGACC GTTGGCATGTCCATTGATCCAAAACTTCTTCTCGCCAACTTCCCTGTCATAATGGGGACCTTAGGACTCTTATTAGTGGGCAAGACTATATTAGTGGCGATCATCGGTAAACTGTTTGGCATTTCACTTATATCAGCCGTGAGGGTCGGTCTACTTCTGGCTCCAGGTGGCGAGTTCGCTTTTGTTGCTTTTGGAGAAGCTGTCAATCag GGTATAATGACTTCGCAGCTATCTTCGTTGCTGTTTCTCGTCGTGGGAATATCAATGGCTCTTACGCCTTGGTTAGCTGCCGGCGGCCAATTAATTGCGTCTAAATTTGAGTTACAAGATGTTCGAAGTTTATTACCAGTTGAAAGCGAG ACGGATGATTTACAGGGCCACATCATTATTTGCGGATTTGGACGAATTGGTCAG ATAATTGCTCAGCTTCTTTCAGAAAGACTTATCCCATTTGCTGCCCTCGATGTCAGCAG TGATAGAGTAGCAATTGGTCGTTCCCTAGATCTCCCAGTTTATTTTGGAGACGCTGGTAGTAGAGAG GTACTCCACAAAATTGGGGCAGATAGAGCATGTGCTGCGGCTATTGCTTTAGACACACCTGGAGCAAATTACAGGTGTGTCTGGGCTCTCAGCAAATATTTCCCCAATGTCAAAACCTTTGTCCGTGCACATGACGTTGATCATGGCCTCAATCTTGAAAAAGCTGGCGCCACGGCT GTTGTTCCGGAGACGCTGGAACCAAGTCTACAGTTGGCAGCTGCTGTTCTTGCACAG GCCAAATTACCGACGTCAGAAATTGCAGCAACGATCAACGAGTTCAGATCTCGTCACTTGTCTGAACTAGCCGAG CTATGTGAGGCAAGTGGAAGCTCCCTAGGCTACGGGTTCTCTAGAGGTACGACGAGCAAACCAAAATCACCATCACCACCTGATACGTCTGACGATAACCAGATTATTGAAGGCACACTTGCAATCTAA
- the LOC104712129 gene encoding bifunctional protein FolD 4, chloroplastic-like, with translation MASMMFTDCSSSTTSRLFHLNRRNGTSLLRQCVGQLRFQTTASGRGCIRSSSSPISAISADTKSEGAATVIDGKAVAKQIRDEITIEVSRMKESIGVVPGLAVILVGDRKDSATYVRNKKKACDSVGIKSFEVCLAEDSSEEEVLRSVSGFNDDPSVHGILVQLPLPSHMDEQNILNAVGIEKDVDGFHPLNIGRLAMRGREPLFVPCTPKGCIELLHRYNIGIKGKRAVVIGRSNIVGMPAALLLQREDATVTIIHSRTKNPEEITREADIIISAVGQANMVRGSWIKPGAVIIDVGINPVEDSSAARGYRLVGDICYEEASKVASAITPVPGGVGPMTIAMLLSNTFTSAKRIHNFQ, from the exons ATGGCGTCGATGATGTTTACCGACTGCTCCTCCTCCACGACGTCGCGTCTCTTCCATTTGAACCGCCGCAACGGTACTTCCCTCCTCCGTCAATGCGTCGGCCAACTCCGCTTTCAGACCACTGCTTCTGGCCGTGGCTGCATTCGCTCCTCCTCTTCTCCCATTTCTGCCATTTCCG CTGATACAAAATCAGAGGGTGCCGCAACTGTAATTGATGGAAAGGCTGTGGCAAAACAGATTAGAGATGAGATCACAATCGAAGTTTCAAGAATGAAGGAATCTATTGGTGTGGTTCCTGGTTTAGCAGTGATCCTTGTTGGGGACAGAAAGGATTCTGCAACTTATGtgaggaacaagaagaaagcTTGTGACTCTGTTGGAATTAAATCGTTCGAAGTTTGTCTCGCTGAAGATTCATCAGAAGAGGAGGTGTTGAGATCTGTCTCTGGCTTCAACGATGATCCTTCTGTCCATGGAATCCTTGTTCAGTTGCCTCTGCCATCG CATATGGATGAACAGAACATATTGAATGCGGTCGGTATAGAGAAAGACGTTGACGGATTCCACCCGCTAAATATTGGACGCCTTGCCATGCGTGGAAGAGAACCCTTATTTGTACCGTGTACTCCCAAAGGATGCATTGAGTTATTGCATAGATACAACATTGGCATCAAAGGAAAAAGAGCGGTTGTTATCGGAAGGAGTAACATTGTTGGTATGCCAGCTGCTCTGTTACTGCAG AGAGAAGATGCAACTGTTACCATTATCCACTCAAGAACCAAGAACCCTGAAGAAATCACAAGAGAAGCTGATATTATTATCTCAGCTGTTGGACAAGCAAACATGGTCAGAGGAAGCTGGATAAAACCGGGAGCAGTCATCATTGATGTCGGGATCAATCCTGTTGAG GATTCAAGTGCTGCCCGTGGCTATCGATTGGTTGGAGACATTTGCTATGAGGAGGCTAGCAAAGTTGCATCAGCCATCACTCCTGTTCCTGGTGGTGTAGGACCAATGACCATAGCCATGCTTCTATCCAACACTTTTACATCAGCTAAGAGGATTCACAACTTCCAGTGA